Proteins encoded together in one Eubalaena glacialis isolate mEubGla1 chromosome 7, mEubGla1.1.hap2.+ XY, whole genome shotgun sequence window:
- the LOC133094678 gene encoding bolA-like protein 2 yields MELSAEYLQEKLQRELEAEHVEVEDTTPNRCASSFRVLVVSAKFEGKPLRQRHRLVNTCLAEELLHIHAFEQKTLTPEQWTREQQK; encoded by the coding sequence ATGGAACTCAGCGCCGAGTATCTCCAGGAGAAGCTGCAGCGGGAACTGGAGGCGGAACACGTGGAAGTGGAGGACACGACTCCCAACCGTTGCGCGTCCAGCTTCCGAGTCCTCGTGGTGTCGGCCAAGTTTGAGGGGAAGCCGCTGCGTCAGAGACACCGGCTTGTGAACACTTGCCTAGCAGAAGAGCTCCTGCACATCCATGCCTTTGAGCAGAAAACCCTGACTCCAGAGCAGTGGACCCGTGAGCAGCAGAAATAA